The sequence TATAAATACAGGCTGCAGTGACCCCTACAGCCAGCTTGAAAAAGGTGCGAGCTGTGAGTTTATTTCCCATCAAACCACAGCACATGCACGGAAACGTGTCGCATTATTGTTGTccccagcgatgacgtcacttcctccACCACAGCCATAGCGTCCcaagcgtgcgttccagcgtgcgcTCCAGCATCCCTGCTTGCACACCCGTGCACCTCCATCTACATACAGGATTGTATCGACCAGCAGCGCTGCATTCGCTACACAGCACAAGCGCTGTGTAAGTGACAGAAGGGACTGACACATCTATTGGCTGGGCCAGACGACTCGCAGGACAACATCCATATGCCTGTATTCCCATAcctccatgtgagtgcttttatgacattttttaattaaaagttttACAGTTTACTAAGTGGCGCCTGCTTCTTGTTGTTTTCTCATTCTATGTATTTGGAGCGTTGCTTCAGCTCCCACCGCAAGGCTGCCCGGATCTATGGATTGTAACACACACTAAAGCTATTCTAAGCTTACAGGACTTGTACGTAGGACATCTTATTTATACAGTTTACCACATGCGCTATTTTTGTAAATGTTctgtacaaatactgcagctgctgactattaatatGTGGTAACTTACCTGAAACTTAACtgtcccgcaatgtcggcaccgcagctgatgttcgGATCGGCTGTCAGGTGCAGCCGCCGCCATTTCTGTAAGGGaagccggcagtgaagcctttcggctttaCAGATAGTTCCCTGCTGTGCATTCGCGAAATGCGctgcgctttctaattggcccggtggcagaggaaggaggagggggcgaaCTTCCGAGAGATGGCGCCACGGCCTGTCTCCCAGTAGTGGGGAAagggacctgtcaaaaacaggtccccGTTGTCCACTCCCCCcgtaaaggtgccaaatgtggcaccgaaggggagggggagagacgaaagagcagaagttccacttttggatgaaactctgctttaagaagaAAGTCAACAACAGTTGATGGAAGCCAGCATCAGTTAAaatcataccctccctccctctgaCATGGCTCACTTTATGTGGTTTGCATCCCTTTCTTAAATAaggcaacagtttattttgttattattgagtgtgacagactcggaccctcttatgtctaaaatcatcctatgtccactaggggcataggatgactgagaaatgatatcttggactgtgtaattattatccacaatatatcccaggatatctgtaaatatactgtatttactggttgttgattctgaactcaacgagttaattgtaagagtgactcattcataatgttatatgctaatgccgtcacctccagccatctctctgttctctgtgctaattgaccctgctattgtgtgaagatgtcctgtgtttacacttatcataatgtgtattgtatagcaggtgagcggagacgggacgtctaccTTGAGAGGTCATGTCtcggagtcacctcgtctgggtaaatgatcagttaattagctcatgttaatttatgttctggttacctcctttttaaactgtatataagattgcattcttggttctattaaacactccgggccagattctcgtacatccgtgtatctttgcgcgggcgtaacgtatctgatttacgttacgcttccgcaacttagacgggcaagtgctgtattctcaaagcacttgctccgtaagttgcagcggcgtagcgtaaatcggccggcgtaagcccgcctaattcaaatttggaacaggggggcgtgttttatgtaaaatatccatgacccgacgtgattgatgttgaCGTTTttcgcgaacggcgcatgcgccgtccgtggacatatcccagtgtgacgtgaatgtaacgcaaaacgacgtaaaatattcaaaattcgacgagggaacgacgtccatacttaacattggtacgccgcatgtacgctaccatatagcaagggtaactttacgccgggaaaagcctaacgtaaacggcgtatctgtactgcgtcggccggacgtacgtttgtgaatttgcgtatctagctgatttacatatttctaggcgtaaatcagcgtacacgcccctagcggccagcataaatatgcagttacgatccgagggcgtaagagacttacgccggtccgatctaatagaaatctatgcgtaactgattctatgaatcaggagcatagatacataaaagggggggggaaccaatgcgcaaaaccacaaCTAACCTAAGGTAACCTAACTAATAAAcaaagtgtataaataaataaacaaatatatgcagcagccactacatgaaagtgctcacgcaccaatcagcatataagaaagagggggtgtagtggcgcttgcagtaaataaataaaatagacaagaaacgcacagcaacgtgtgataatgtccaaaaaaaatgtgttcactccaaattcctctttaTAATCCTCTCGCATCAATGActtatgatgtgaaggaggggatgtgtgaagataatgagatccaaacaatatttatgactcaatgtctagagttcatacacaatcatatatgatgaagcaaaatgtggataattgcatcTGTAAAAGTGAATCCATgtaaccacaaataaacgtagtaaaagggtgaacccaaatgacagtacgtgcactataatactataataataagcaaaaaaaaaacgcacagcaacgtgtgataatgtccaaaaaaatgtgttccactccaaattcctctataaactcctctcacatcaatgactatgatgtgaaggagggattgtgtgaagataatgagatccaaacaatatttatgatGTAATAATGTTACAGTTAGGTGCACTAATTAAAtgtgccaaataaataaataatgttccagtaatcaaagtgtcccaaaaaaattcccatgcaaaaaacaggataattgtatcacagtgaacgtggaataaataataaagtgcttgatgcaaaaattcccaaaaagtgcaatagtgctaggttagaggatgatgctgcaatccaatgcacgatccattccgtgtagtagtgcagaatcagaaggtaaatactagcctctcacctcatgaaAGGCTAATTAGAGCCTTTAGGTAATATGAAGGTCAGCAGGGGATAGCTCTGGATCCAAGGCAgcccaggtaattttcatcacataaggtcccaggtaattttcatcacataaggtcccagccgctctcaataaagcataaggcaaaactccatagtgtagtaggtaggaataacatttaataacacataggggtcaattcacaaagctttttttGCCGATACCGGTCGTTATGTAAACGATTTCACACGTTATTGAAGCAAGTCCAATTCACTAAACTACTTAACGCTTCTAAAAATCATCAAATAACGTTTCACTACACGGAACCGATATTTTTAGTTTTGACTCGTTATTGAACGTATTGATCGTTGTTTTAACGACTCAAATCGTTAAATATGTACAGAAGTGCAATTCACAAAGGTTTTTTAGACATTTAACGATCGCTAAGCAATCGTTAAATAAGCACCTCCCTGAGGGTGGCGTTATGACATTTCCCAGGCGATATTTCATTTGTTGAGAGGAATTTTTTGGCGGTTCAGGCTTGTAGTCAATTTTGTTAGGAGTTTTGTGCAAGATGGAACCATTTGGATGTGCTCTATTTGAACTGAAACTGATCCAGAGGCGAAGAAGGACACGTCAGAATGTCGTTCAGATAGAGAAACGTGTATTCCGTTCACGTACCTTTTTGGATCAATTTACTGAAACCCAGGTGATAGCCAAATTCAGATTATCCTCTCCCATGATACATTCCCTGTATGATGAAATACACTTGGCCCTAGAAACACGCACGCGGAGAAGTAATGCAGTACCAGGTCTTGTGCGTTTTTTGGCAGTACTTCATTTTTTAGGAAAGGCCTCATACCAACATGTCAGTGGTGAGATTGTTGGCATCTCACAACCCAGTTTTTCCCGCTGCTTGGTGGAGGTCCTGCAAGCACTGCGACAACTTGCTCCAAAATACATACACATGGGCAAGTCACGTGAAGAGCGGGATCAAATTAAACGTGGTTTTTTTGACCTAGCAGGAATGCCCAATGTCATTGGGgcaatagactgcacccatgtgccaTTATGTCCCCCATCAGAACAGGAGCACATCTACCGAAACCGTAAGGCTTACCATTCACTCAACATCCAGGTGATCTGTGATTCAAACCTCATAATCCGTGATGTTGTCACCGGCTTTCCAGGATCCTGTCATGATGCCCATATATTGCGCCAATCGGGAATATATGATACTCTGGACAAGGACTTAGAAAATAATGGATGGCTGCTGGGTAAGTGTGCTCCACTGTTTATTTTATGGTGTGTTTTCCAGTtataaatgcgtttttatttttttattccatactAGACTGACATTAGTGCTATATCAGTAACATGACAGCTCAACAGCTTTACATTAATCAGTATTTCAAAAACATGTAATAATAAACTCAGAATTTAAATGTCCAAAATACTTTCAAGTACTTTTTAGTTAGCTATCACCTGGTTCAAGGTCCACAAATCTTTCCTTTCTCATGTGAGGTGTATTGTTGTTCCACATGTTCCGTGTGCACTGAAAAGTAGTCACTACTTCAAGCTTGCTTAAGTGATGTATTACACTATCATATTAAGACATCACATGAGAGAGCTAGGAACTACTTATCAAAACACACATGACCAAGGTGTGCCAAAGAAGCCACCCACCAGAATTAAGTACAGTACCTATATGTAAATGATTGCAGCATAAGATGCAACAATTGTGTCAGTAGTTGATTTACTTGAATGTATAGTTAATATTTAAATCTGGGAGTTCAACACTATCCCATACGTTAACCCCCCAATATGCATAACATCAAGCAGCACTACCAAGCacaacaataaccccccccccccccaattgtgcATATGTATTGTACATGAAAGAGACATGTCCCTCTGGTCCTCCGTTATAGTCCCATATGAGGTCTGCACTATAGTATTGAAATATCTATGACAGGCAGACTTTTCCTCTAGCATGCTTTGTTTTAATAACATTCACATGCACTACAGTAAGCATGGCCCACAACTGTGGTATGCTGTTGTGTTGTGAGTTAAGTACCATTAATGCTCAATCAAAAGTACAAGTCCAGAACCTTGCCCGCCAAATAATTTGAAAATGTGCTTTATTAGACGTATGTTATCCATATGTGACTAACATTGGAAAATTTTCTAAAATGACCACACAATTGGCCACTACATCATGTGATTTAGCATGATTTCTTCTATACTTACAAATAAACTtatattgttttaaattttttaggaGATGCTGGTTACCCCTGTCTACCATGGCTTAACACCTATCAACAGGCCATCCTCTCCTGCAGAAGCAGCTTACAATGTTGCTCATACCAAAACACGAGTGGTTATCGAAAGATGCTTTGGTGTCCTAAAGAGCCGTTTCCATTGCATGTCCTTGTCTGGTGGATTCCTTCAGTATTCCCCCAGTAAGGTAGCTGATATGTTCCTAGCATGCAGCATTCTCCATAACATTGCAAGGCATGGAGGACTACAAGAGGAACTAGACACCACAGTGGAGGATGACATGCCCACAATTCCAGTGGAAAATGATCACAGGGGAAACGCAGCAAGAAGTAAACTGATTACAAACTATTTCTCAGGTAATAAACCACCgtaacatttttaattttccaaACATCATCAGAAATGATCACAAACTTGCATTATTAAGTTGAAGAGACAGACATGCTGTAAAATGAATTATTTGGGCTGATCTTGTTTATCAATGTCAAATCTtaaccaatgatgtttttttcctcatttcAGGTTAACCCAACTATAAAAACTTTGGAGAAATAACATAAAATTAAGACAGGAGTACAAAAATTGCCAAAAAATgaatctttattttgtttttgtatttttcctttgttttacttctgttgcatttattttttatcttgtaaAACATTCAACATTAACAGTTtcaaacatataaaataaaagtttcaCTTAAAAGTCTTCTACAAAACAAAAGTGTGTTTGAATTCTTTATTGCAACAAGTGTAAGTGTGGGTTATACACGCAAAAATTCTGTTCATCTGCTAATAAGTACCAACATTTTTTTGACATTAGTGAGAAGCAATAAAATAGAAGACCGAACTGTGTGCCAAAGACAGTTGAAATGCTGCAGTTGCCTGAAACCTGTCCTTGCCAGAAAGATGGTGAATGAAATGAGTGCTGTTAACTGCGCTGTGTGGGAGAGGGgagaaatgaaataaaactaaaaaaaataccaccaattgGCGTAATGGCAGATGGCTATAGCCAACCTAAGGTAAGGAGAGTAAGTGACCTGTAAAGAAGCCGTTGatatgcaaaccaataaataacacaataattgaatcataatattatattttttgtgtgATTTATTGTTTTGTATATCATCACCTTCATCACTGGTCACTTAACTCTACCTTTGGTTGCCTATAGTCATCTACCATTACcccaaatgttatatatattttaatttctccTCTCCACCCCACACCGCAGTTACCATCACTCATTTCATTACTGAGAAACAATGCACGTTAGTTAAAATGTTAACTACTCCAGGCAGGGCATTTGAAAGATGGAAAAGCGGTCGTCTACaacttgcagaaacatttttaaccTCATTAGTCAGGAAATGATACCTACATTCCATACCAATAACATGTGGTTTCAAAAGTAACAGAAAATCAAATTACAGCCAACACAACATCAAAAATATATGGTTGGGCAAGATGGAGTATGGAACCATttggatgtttgtttttttaatatgaatTAAACTACTGGCGAAGAAGACGACGTCAGCAactaaaatatgtatattttgtgGTAAACTTTACAGAAACACAGGTGATATCAAGATTGCAATTATCAGCTACTTTGCTTTATTCTTCATAGGAGAAAATACACATTACTTTTGAAAACCACACAGAGAAACATGGTCCTTGCTGTGACAACAACAATGGATGGCGCAGTTTAGTCACAGAGTACAGATACAAATCCAAGCACTTGAGTGAAAATATcaataatttacatccacgtggataaaaaatataaaaaaaaaatttagaaccaATAGTGTGCCTTCCTGACGGAAGAAAAGCATGAAAAACCTGTCACATTTTCCAGATTTTCTGCTGTGACAAAGGGACAACTCTGTCTGTTTCAAATGCGTAGACGTGATGTTAATGTGATGTATTCTCCTATTGAACGAATATGATTGATGCTTTTATGTAGTGCTGATGAATTATATCTCTACTCTGTAACTTCAACTATAGTATTATTGATAGTTCACTTCTACTTTTCAACAATCCTACCACTTTTTTGccttacaacaaaaaaatggttCTGCTTTCgaacaaaaaatatacatgttAAAACAAATATTTGACAATATTGTTGCACTTGCATTTCAACGTGTATATACCAACCATTCGGAAAACCGTAATGGTAACAGTAATGAATACTAGAACATGCTTGAAAGATAAAAATAGATTTCACATAATTCTCAACCTTTTTGAAATGTTTTCAGAGGCAATAATGTCATAGAAAAAATCCCATATAACATTAATTGTATatctattgaaaataaaatcaaagctACATAACTGTCTAAAGACGTTTCATTGGTCATCCAACCAGCTTGATCAATGATGGCCATTGAAACATCTAAAACTCAAATACAAACGTCATGTTGATTACACATATTTGGTACAGATCTGCAACGGCATGGTCAAATGAGATATTTAACTGGAGAAATACATCAATATAGCAGTCAACTTTGGGCAATATATGACTTAACAATGTTGCGTGCTGAGTAAAAATTTAAAGAACAAATGTTTGCAAGCTCTTTAAATTCAAACTCAGTTGTGAATTAtgtgaaatgtattaaaaaaaaaaatgtacttcttATAACATTTACATATCCTGAATAGTAAAATTATCATTAGCATCATTTTCGATAATACTTTCACATACAAAactgctgtggttgctgctggttAGATTCCGAGCATTATGAGATTGCTCACCAGGAGATGGCAGATGTgcttctaaggccgggtacacacggacaaacatgtatggtgaaagcggtccgtcggaccgttttcaccatacatgtctgccagagggcttctgtacgatggttgtacacaccatcgtacagaagtccgcgcgtaaacaatacgcggggcgtgtccgcggtgtcgccgcgtcgatgacgcggtgtctccgcgacaatgacgtggcgacgtgggcggcccgcctttaaaatgcttccacgcatgcgtcgaagtcattcgacgcatgcgagggacggcgggcgcctggacatgtacggtaggtctgtactgacgaccgtacatgtccgagcgggctgaattccagcgggctgttttaaaacaagtccaggaatatttgtctgctgggaaaaggcccggcgggcaaatgtttgctggaattcggcccgctcgcgcccacacacgaccaaacatgtctgctgaaactggcctgcgggccagtttcagcagacatgtttggtcgtgagtatggggcctaagagttcagTTAGTTTGGCCATAAAGGAGAGCTTCTGCTGGCGATAGGTGTGTTGAGCTGCATTATGTTGCTCTAGGAGAATATTAGATTTGCATATGTTACTATTTAGGTTATCCAATCTCTGCATGAGCTGTTCTCTAAAATTTTGTTGTTCACTATGAAATCTATCACTCTGTTCTCTATCAAAATGGTACTGTTCCCTATCCATGTTTCGTGTCCTACAAATTGTTCTCCTGTCTCTAGGTCTGCTTAACTCTGGGGGTTCAGTAGCAACCACATCAGGAGTACCCAGGATGGGTGTATCTAAAGTTATATGGTTGGTCACAGTTGGGTTTGGCATTACTTCAGAAGCATTTACATTACTAGCATTTTCATGACTAGATTCTTCTAGGAAAAGGGTGATTGATTCCTCAGGGTTGCTTGGTGGATCATCCTCCACCTGGAAGTAGACAGACGGCTGTGCATTCAAAGAGTGGTCACTTTCAATTTCTGcttctgacactaactgcctttTGTCAGCACCCTCTTCcaaataaatttaaaacaaaatggttAACCGGATAGCTACTGgcgatcaacattttttattaaaaatattactTTGAGAAAGATTTAAaccattttaaaaacatttaaacacaCACAATTGTGCACCAGTTGGTTATCTTGAAGATACAAGATGGAAGTATATGAGAACATGTTAAATGTTTGGATTTCTCACCGTTTTCATGGTGCCTCGAGGTATCAAAACCAGCCTTGATGCCAACAATGGAATCTAGATCTATGTATGGACGCAGTAACTCTTCATACTGGTGGTAAACTGTTTTCTTCTCAGGGCCACCCCCTGTTGCTTTTCTAGAATTATAAGATAAAGAGATGTTACAACAAAGATCATTAATACAATAATCAAACATGCATGCCTGAAATTGGACAGAAAATACCACAACatcaaagtaaacattttttttagatcagGGCTcacaaatttcaagtcctgagctattaGTCAGACCATAAGAGTGTCTAACTCGCCACCAGTCACCCCACCTAACCCCTACCGTGACTATCATCCTGTGCCTCCATGCCATCCTGTGCCCCATGTCATACTGTGTACTCACCATGTCATCCTTTGTTCCCACCATGTCATCCTGTGTCCCCACAGCGTCTTGGAGCGCTTCCAGCAGCCTTCAACGGCAGGGCCGATTCCCTCTCTGACATGGTCACGCCTCTTTGTACACTCGTCAGCGCCACCCTAACGTGGTTTGAAAGCAAGATACCGGGTTTACAGGCTGCCGTGGTGAGGATCGAGGGATGAGCTGTCAGGCCGCGGGAGGCTGCGTTGCCGCTCCAAGAAGCGGGTGGAGGAAACGGACAGCGGTTAAAGATCACACCCTGTATTTCCACTCACCcacacacaattttcattcaCCAATTGCAAGGGGACGAGTGGAAGTTTTGAGCTCTGTTATTACCTGCTCTTGTTTTCATCCGAAATCTTGCGCCTTAGTAGAAGCCGAATGTCCTGGTACCGCTTACGTACGTGATCTGCTGATCGTGGAGAGACACCCACACTCGTAACTGCATCTGCAATTTGCTTCCAGATTGTGTTTTTCCATGCTGACTCCGTAGCAGCTGCTCTGTTTCCAAGGAgcttgtgaaaatgtggaacaaggTTCTCAATTAAGACTAGGTTTTCATGGAATGTGAATTTTCGATTTCGGATTCGCTTTTTATCCTTAAGGATTTTTTTGCCTGGACGAACTGCTGGATTCTCAGATTCACTCTCTGTCGAAAATTCATCTCCGTCTATTAACACTGGCGAGGCAGGATTAGATGACATGATGACATCTGACCTTGCTGGCTTGGAGATCTTTTTTGGCACTTCAGTAGAGAATAGTGATTGCTGAGATGATTCCATGGGTGGTCTAGGTTCTGGATGGGACTTGCTTGCTTTACTAACTCTACATTCAGATTTGTCTTGATGGTGGAAATTGCTCTTACCAAACTCAGGCTGCTGCTTTTGGTGCTTAGCTTTTGGGTATGTTTTGGATTGCTTGTAATCTTCTTGCGTCGATTTTGTTGATTTGTGTCTTTGTTGTGATTCTGATGTTGATTTTTGTGCGGTATCATACGCAGTTTTCATCTGCATGAAAACAATCACATTATTTTTGATTTCTATATCGTGAAGCTAGCTTAAAACAACGACACAACTCAGAGTGAATGAAAAAAAGCAGACAAGAAGATATGAGAAGACATTCCTTTGATATTAAGTTGACAATTTGCAGAATTTAATAAACATTAGATGCCTACCTTAATACATTCCCCAAATGTTTCCGTAAATTTGGATGGACCCACATCCTTGGGTGATGGTGTCTCCTTTTTGCGTTCcttttctgaattttttcttttatttcgttttttaagTGAGTTAATATTCCCCTGTAGAGAAATTATACAACAAATAACACAAGTCACTTAGGAGTAAACATTACATGTCGAGTGAGGTGCATCAAATCATGAGTGGGAATACTTACAGGAGGAGTGGTCTGTGCCTTGGAATCAGGTTTCTTTGGCTTCGATGATGTCTGTGATTTATCTTTAGCATCTaccgttatattatttttttgggtgcgCTATGAATTACAAGAATAATTCTAGGTTTTAAAATAAGATACaagggagacagagagggagacagacagacagacaaagagaaagagaaagagaaaaagagaaagagaaagagaaaaagagaaagagaaaaagagaaagagaaaaagagaaagagaaagagagaaagagagaaagagagagagacacacacacacacagagagagagagacacagacacagagcgagagagagagagagacacacacacacacacacacacacacacacagagagagagagagagagagacacacacacagagagagagagagagagagacacacacacagagagagagagagagagacagacacacacacacacacacacacacagagagagagagagagagagagagacagacagacagacagacagacagagagagagagagacaaatacacagacagacagacagagagagagagagagagagagagacagacacacacacacacacacacacacacagagagagagagagagagagacagacagacagacagagagagagagagagacaaatacacagacagacagacagacagagagagagagagagagagagagagagagagacacacacacacaaagagacacacacacacacacgcacgcacgcacgcacacacacacacgcacacacagacacacgcacacacacacacgcacacacagaaTCTCGTTAATCAAGTTATTTTATAATATTGCACTtctaaaaaaaggggttaaaacaggaagATATCGAGCAAGAGGGACAGAAAGAATTGCGGCTCACTTACCACCATAGCAGCTAGATTTCCGGGTACATGACCCACTGACTTGACAGATCCATTATTGTCATtttcctaattaaaaaaaaaaataaaggttagTAAGCTACAATGCAAAAACTTATCTGCcaaatatctatatacacacctcATTGGAGCTTGAATGTTCTTCTGACTGTTGGATGGGCGAATTCACCtggaaagaaaataaacattaatTTTATCATAACTATACATTCTTCCGTCAACCCCTCAAACACAAGCCGCCCTCCAGTCCTCCCTGGCTGTAAATTACAACACAGATTTATACTTACAATTTGTTCAAACAGCGATCTTAGACTCGGCCTCATgttttctgctgctgctgctgtgtttTCCACATCACGCGCTCGAGCTCCAggtgtgttttcttttatttacttttCCGCATCCGGGTCAAAGGACGCAATTGCAGAGGAAACACGTGGTTAGGATGAACTATtctcctccccttctgctcccagAATGCATCTCTCCGGCGTTAATTAACGAACGTAGACGTTATTATTACGCTTTGGGACATTAAATTAACGATTGATTCGTTAGAATACCGTTCTTCTAAATGAGATTTACGTTAGAAACGTAACCATAACGATTGGATAACGAGTCAGTTGACAACCATAACGACTACATTAAATAACGATTGAAGCTTTCGTGAATACCATGGTTACTAGcgttagataaggggcggtaatttATCTACTAGGGGAAAGCGATAACGTTTatctttgtgaattgaccccatagtatcacttacagttaaaatctttGAACACCAGCAGCAACAGCAAACGGTTCACAGACAAACAAAATGACAGACAGctaatctccgctctcggccgcgagcggaaataacgtcaccgacggcacttctccaaacacctgacgcgttgcgtggctgaACTACACCACTTAATCGTAGGTAAGGAGTGCCGTAGGTGAATGGTGACTTATAAAGGGGCTATGATTGGTGCTAATTTTGTGCAGCTGCAGACACTTTCACAAACGTCAACCAACATTCCAAGCTTCAAAACAGATTTTTTCACATCAAGTTAGAGTACTGACATAGTTAGGATCAAGATGCAAGGTTCATAATACTATTATTAATATCAACAATACAAGTCCGTTTTGCTCCCTCTTGTGGCGGAAGGTGGTATTGCTCATAATGcaagaagcaaagaaaaaaaaaaaaaatatctgtgggATAAAGCATGCTCTAGCCCCCTCCTGTGGAGGAAACATGCAATCAATGATAATAATTTGCTGACATAGAtacgtatctcctctgtgaatctgggcctccatGTTTaacacacaaacaagtctcgtctcgttgtgtgttgagtgcagctggaatatctgatatctatatccagactgataggatgcggtatatgacggaagcactcaagcacagtgtgggacgttccgttacattgAGTTGACTGGTT comes from Rana temporaria chromosome 2, aRanTem1.1, whole genome shotgun sequence and encodes:
- the LOC120927979 gene encoding putative nuclease HARBI1: MDGCWEMLVTPVYHGLTPINRPSSPAEAAYNVAHTKTRVVIERCFGVLKSRFHCMSLSGGFLQYSPSKVADMFLACSILHNIARHGGLQEELDTTVEDDMPTIPVENDHRGNAARSKLITNYFSG
- the LOC120928372 gene encoding uncharacterized protein LOC120928372, coding for MKTAYDTAQKSTSESQQRHKSTKSTQEDYKQSKTYPKAKHQKQQPEFGKSNFHHQDKSECRVSKASKSHPEPRPPMESSQQSLFSTEVPKKISKPARSDVIMSSNPASPVLIDGDEFSTESESENPAVRPGKKILKDKKRIRNRKFTFHENLVLIENLVPHFHKLLGNRAAATESAWKNTIWKQIADAVTSVGVSPRSADHVRKRYQDIRLLLRRKISDENKSRKATGGGPEKKTVYHQYEELLRPYIDLDSIVGIKAGFDTSRHHENEQHNAAQHTYRQQKLSFMAKLTELLEAHLPSPGEQSHNARNLTSSNHSSFVCESIIENDANDNFTIQDM